The nucleotide sequence AGAGAAGATGCCCCACGCTATTTTCTTAGCTTCCTATTTTCATTCTTCTTAAGAGTTCACTTTGATTAGAGCAGATTTATCAGCTGAATCGGTGACGTTATTTGTGCATCTCAGAGCAGTGGAGTCGTGAATCCTTTCATATAAAATTCTTTCCAGTTTCGGGGATATTGGATTTTCATAATGATAGAAATTAAATCATCCGAAATTTTCATCATTTTGACTTTTCAGAAAAGAAAAAAGAGATTAATTTAAGGTGTCAAAATAATAAAATAATTTTTGATCTTAGCATATATTGATATGATCAACGCATAGATTTTTTTTTGATAATTTTTCAGTAGATTCAAAGTATTAATTAACATCAATTATTATCATAAATAAACAGCGTTTATAGATTAACAGGAATACAGTATGCGAATAGGTTTTATTATTGAAAACTGGGAGAAAATCGATCCTCCAAACAGTTCTACATTGGCAATCATCAAAGAGTGTCTATTACGTAAACATAGGGTTTCGATCCTTTACACAAATGACTTAACTGTACGTGATAACATCGTCCATGGCTTTGTAAAGGAGCTAAGCTATGAGGGGAAGTTCACGGAAAACATCACAAGTTTTTACAAGAAGATTCAGGTAGAACGTAAACTTATCGCCTTACATGCTTTTGACTGTATCATGATGCGTAAAGATCCTCCAATTAATCCAATTGTCTTTAACTTCCTTGATGCTATTAAAAATGAGACTATTATCATTAATGATCTCGATGGTATTCGTAAAGCGAATAATAAACTCTATACGACGACTTTTCATGATCCTAGTGGAAGTTTTCTACCTGAGACCCATGTTTCTGGTAGTAAAGCCTATATTAATCGTATTATTGATGAATCTAATCACGAAAAAATGATAATGAAACCACTGGATGGGTCTGGTGGTCGCGGGGTAATTGTACTGGAAAAAAATGCTCGTACAAACATCAACTCTCTGCTTGATTTCTATCTTGATGAGTCGAAAGATAGTTACGTAATCCTCCAAGAATTTATTGAAGGGGCGGAAGAAGGAGATGTTCGTGTAATCATGCTGAATGGTAAAGCTATTGGAGCGTATCAACGTAGACCAGCAGATGGAGAAATCCGTGCTAACATTCAACAAGGTGGTTCCGCGCACAAATATGAATTGACAGAGAGCCAAAAGCGCATTTGTAAAAAAATAGGAACTAAACTTCTTGCAGATGGTTTATTCTTTGTAGGTCTCGATATGATTGGTGACAAAATTCTGGAAGTCAATGTTCTCAACCCTGGGGGAATCACCAATATAAATCGTTTAAATAAATTAAAACTACATCGGCAAGTAGTAGATTTTTTCGAAGAAAAAGTAGATGAAAAGA is from Lentisphaera profundi and encodes:
- the gshB gene encoding glutathione synthase; amino-acid sequence: MRIGFIIENWEKIDPPNSSTLAIIKECLLRKHRVSILYTNDLTVRDNIVHGFVKELSYEGKFTENITSFYKKIQVERKLIALHAFDCIMMRKDPPINPIVFNFLDAIKNETIIINDLDGIRKANNKLYTTTFHDPSGSFLPETHVSGSKAYINRIIDESNHEKMIMKPLDGSGGRGVIVLEKNARTNINSLLDFYLDESKDSYVILQEFIEGAEEGDVRVIMLNGKAIGAYQRRPADGEIRANIQQGGSAHKYELTESQKRICKKIGTKLLADGLFFVGLDMIGDKILEVNVLNPGGITNINRLNKLKLHRQVVDFFEEKVDEKIEKRVELEYLLKHLSELRS